One window of Flavobacteriales bacterium genomic DNA carries:
- a CDS encoding histidine kinase, producing the protein MRTVFLAAGLLSVLFVFTSFIGRTELGTHIFRFDWWIQAPIPFLNFFTWALVLPLVNRWAKRWPLNARPLWRPILFHFGLGLVLCSFHETFTNIMYILVLHESGRMPWRPEMLNGVLLSLPGGIVQRLMEYWLLLVLLMYTESRRQVRAERTRVLQLQNELQTTQLLSLKKQLQPHFLFNTLNTVSALMDVDNKSARTVLSRLGQLLRTTLDEERHETVPLIHEVDYVGNYLDIETIRFKDRLQVRYDIPSECQNAMVPGMLLQPLVENSIKHGLDATSDEVCITIAARRDHDLIHLEVSDNGKGCPDVSKVLSNGGIGLRNVKERITLLHGPKGKFQVRSEDGHGFQVSITMPYETRESTIP; encoded by the coding sequence ATGCGCACCGTGTTCCTCGCGGCGGGCTTGCTTTCCGTTCTTTTCGTGTTCACATCCTTCATCGGCCGTACGGAGCTGGGCACGCACATCTTCCGGTTTGACTGGTGGATCCAGGCCCCGATCCCGTTCCTCAATTTCTTCACATGGGCGTTGGTGCTGCCTTTGGTGAACCGCTGGGCCAAGCGCTGGCCTTTGAATGCGCGCCCGCTGTGGAGGCCCATCCTGTTCCATTTCGGCCTTGGCCTGGTGCTCTGTTCATTCCACGAGACCTTCACGAACATCATGTACATACTCGTGCTGCATGAAAGCGGCCGGATGCCCTGGCGGCCGGAAATGCTCAATGGGGTGCTGCTCAGTCTGCCCGGAGGCATTGTACAACGCTTAATGGAGTACTGGCTATTGCTGGTCCTATTGATGTACACAGAGTCACGTCGGCAGGTCCGGGCCGAGCGTACTCGGGTCCTCCAACTTCAGAACGAGCTCCAGACCACCCAGTTGCTTTCCCTCAAGAAGCAACTTCAACCCCACTTCCTATTCAACACACTGAACACCGTCAGCGCCCTGATGGACGTGGACAACAAGAGTGCCCGCACGGTTCTTTCACGCTTGGGCCAATTGCTCCGCACCACGCTGGATGAAGAGCGGCACGAGACAGTCCCCTTGATCCACGAGGTGGACTATGTCGGGAATTACCTCGACATCGAAACGATCCGCTTCAAGGACCGGCTTCAGGTGCGCTATGACATCCCTTCCGAATGCCAGAACGCCATGGTGCCCGGAATGCTGCTCCAGCCTTTAGTGGAAAACTCGATCAAGCATGGTTTGGACGCCACGAGCGACGAGGTTTGCATCACCATCGCCGCGCGGCGTGACCATGATCTCATCCACTTGGAGGTAAGCGATAACGGGAAGGGCTGCCCGGACGTTTCCAAAGTCCTTTCCAACGGCGGTATCGGTCTTCGCAATGTGAAGGAGCGGATCACGCTGCTGCATGGGCCGAAGGGGAAATTTCAGGTCCGGTCGGAGGATGGTCATGGTTTCCAGGTCTCCATTACAATGCCTTACGAGACCCGTGAAAGCACGATCCCATGA
- a CDS encoding dihydrofolate reductase, producing the protein MIISVIAAVAENGMIGNKGGLPWDLPDDMKFFQRTTLNHHVISGRKNYESIPVRFRPLRDRVNIVVTRGEDYEAPGAIVCHSLEDALKIARKAEVKEVFLIGGGQLYADAFKKGLVDRLYLTTVHAKPEGDVVFPKIGKGWKEVWSEKHKADERHKYAFTFAVLQK; encoded by the coding sequence ATGATCATCAGCGTCATAGCCGCCGTGGCCGAGAACGGCATGATCGGCAACAAGGGCGGGCTGCCCTGGGACCTGCCGGACGATATGAAGTTCTTCCAGCGCACCACCCTGAACCATCATGTGATCAGCGGGCGCAAGAACTATGAGAGCATCCCCGTGCGCTTCCGCCCCTTGCGTGACCGCGTGAACATCGTGGTGACGCGCGGGGAGGACTACGAGGCACCCGGAGCCATCGTCTGCCATTCCTTGGAAGATGCCCTGAAGATCGCCCGGAAAGCCGAAGTGAAGGAGGTCTTCCTGATCGGTGGGGGCCAGCTTTATGCCGACGCCTTCAAAAAAGGCCTCGTGGACCGGCTTTACCTCACCACGGTCCACGCCAAGCCGGAAGGCGATGTCGTCTTCCCCAAGATCGGCAAGGGCTGGAAGGAGGTATGGAGCGAGAAGCACAAGGCGGACGAGCGGCACAAGTACGCCTTCACGTTCGCGGTGCTTCAAAAGTGA
- a CDS encoding thymidylate synthase, translating to MEQYHDLLRHILKNGARKGDRTGTGTLSCFGYQMRFDLADGFPMLTTKKLHLKSIIHELLWFLQGDTNIKYLQENGVKIWDEWADADGNLGPVYGYQWRHWPTPSGGQIDQIANVVEMIKNNPNSRRLIVTAWNPADVDRMALPPCHCLFQFFVADGKLSCQLYQRSADTFLGVPFNIASYALLTLMVAQVCGLEPGEFVHSFGDVHLYLNHLEQAELQLTREPRSLPALHIDPSVKDIFGFRFEHFTLSDYDPHPHIKATVSV from the coding sequence ATGGAACAATACCACGACCTGCTCCGCCACATCCTGAAGAACGGTGCGCGCAAAGGCGATCGCACCGGCACCGGCACGTTGAGCTGCTTCGGCTACCAGATGCGCTTCGATCTGGCCGACGGATTCCCGATGCTCACCACCAAGAAGCTGCACCTGAAGAGCATCATTCACGAACTGCTCTGGTTCCTGCAAGGCGACACCAACATCAAGTACCTACAGGAGAACGGCGTGAAGATCTGGGACGAATGGGCCGATGCCGATGGAAACCTCGGCCCGGTCTACGGCTACCAATGGCGCCACTGGCCCACGCCGAGCGGTGGCCAGATCGACCAGATCGCCAACGTGGTGGAGATGATCAAGAATAACCCCAACAGCCGCCGCTTGATCGTGACCGCGTGGAACCCCGCCGACGTGGACCGCATGGCGCTGCCGCCCTGCCACTGCCTGTTCCAGTTCTTCGTGGCGGACGGAAAACTTTCCTGTCAGCTGTACCAGCGCAGTGCGGACACCTTCTTAGGCGTGCCCTTCAACATCGCCAGCTACGCGCTGCTCACGTTGATGGTGGCTCAGGTATGCGGGCTGGAACCTGGGGAGTTCGTCCACAGCTTTGGCGACGTCCATCTCTACCTGAACCACCTGGAACAGGCGGAACTGCAGCTCACGCGTGAGCCACGCTCATTACCCGCACTGCACATCGACCCTTCCGTGAAGGACATCTTCGGATTCCGTTTCGAGCACTTCACGCTCTCGGACTACGATCCCCATCCACACATCAAAGCCACCGTCTCCGTATGA